A window from Salvia miltiorrhiza cultivar Shanhuang (shh) chromosome 2, IMPLAD_Smil_shh, whole genome shotgun sequence encodes these proteins:
- the LOC131010213 gene encoding uncharacterized protein LOC131010213, with the protein MADLKGETVGANASPECKLIKDCVARRGYEGMNHVGALKRLFSPSRLSGFESADSESRHGSTLAFESSSKCHEADMQSSSVGAGSTRVKSEISTETDSTPGKGSLEMDTKSKQRNHLVGGEDGLSTSTVVQDSQHRTESSCSNSLAAVVPVSLAYQSYQDTSKEAYLFRNCGSSIDSSNSKAFDRSPEEPVTASSESGVSAQIANKARRNTNARNSVKISSLGGNHSSSMITKRERERKISRSWDLEAETPENGEVLKEADNVKCDSREGGSVLATKGKSLETGSEVMDRYKDELWVNESADSSMAKHGKRSVKDEDKAVAGFDLNKDFNADELDDCVQPVLASVSSHSVIHVVAKAGIPSGQRPMIPLKFEGGLGWKGTAQTSAFRSTAFSKNLNGTTRSTNHGPRDLEGFTEIDLNVAVEEDVSYEIPTEHEGVSSPSTLQDSHPKSPWIDLNCLYDAAEEFTQPSIPPKQENSPLVGLNLDTERSSNAHWLGQASQFLGSKNPGFPDPVSRDLSFNRSVYLADLSTIQQMANSGHTLMASPQFLQRMELVPRVASRFSPSSVNQPGTTPYTRYFHEHGIFPEAVNPGSVHSFYHPGQFIQEQSSSSNIAAFVPKLELKTEDLLSASGSKGDGPRYFPFLSRESPMGEHMLHQEAWYAASLKRKEPEGGLDCKQLI; encoded by the coding sequence ATGGCTGACCTAAAGGGTGAGACAGTTGGTGCAAATGCATCACCTGAGTGCAAGCTGATCAAAGATTGTGTGGCTCGTCGTGGTTATGAGGGTATGAATCATGTGGGAGCCTTGAAGAGGCTGTTTTCGCCATCAAGATTATCGGGTTTTGAATCAGCAGATAGTGAGAGCAGGCATGGATCGACTCTGGCCTTTGAGAGTAGCTCAAAGTGCCATGAGGCTGATATGCAATCGTCATCTGTTGGAGCTGGTTCTACGCGTGTGAAGAGTGAGATCAGCACGGAGACGGATTCAACTCCCGGGAAGGGGAGTCTTGAAATGGATACTAAGAGTAAACAGAGGAATCATCTAGTTGGTGGCGAAGACGGGTTGAGTACGAGTACGGTGGTGCAGGATTCTCAACACAGGACTGAATCTTCGTGTTCGAACTCTTTAGCTGCTGTGGTTCCTGTTTCCTTAGCCTATCAAAGCTATCAGGATACCTCGAAGGAAGCTTACTTGTTCCGGAATTGTGGGAGCTCCATAGATAGTTCGAACTCAAAGGCCTTTGATCGCAGCCCGGAAGAGCCAGTGACGGCCAGTTCTGAGTCAGGTGTATCTGCTCAAATCGCGAATAAGGCTAGAAGAAACACGAATGCTAGGAATAGTGTGAAGATTTCGTCGTTGGGTGGAAACCATTCTTCATCAATGATCACtaagagagagcgagagagaaagATTTCTCGTAGCTGGGATCTCGAGGCAGAAACTCCTGAAAATGGAGAAGTTCTGAAAGAGGCTGACAATGTGAAATGCGACAGTAGAGAAGGTGGAAGTGTGTTGGCAACAAAAGGCAAATCGCTAGAGACGGGCTCTGAGGTAATGGACAGATACAAGGATGAACTTTGGGTGAATGAATCTGCTGATTCCTCAATGGCGAAGCACGGTAAGAGATCTGTGAAAGACGAGGATAAAGCTGTTGCTGGATTCGATCTCAACAAAGACTTCAATGCAGACGAGCTAGACGATTGTGTGCAGCCGGTTCTGGCTTCTGTCTCGTCTCACAGCGTGATACATGTTGTGGCAAAAGCTGGGATACCTAGTGGCCAACGGCCTATGATTCCATTGAAATTCGAAGGCGGTCTAGGCTGGAAGGGCACTGCCCAAACAAGTGCTTTTCGTTCCACTGCTTTCTCGAAGAACTTGAATGGAACAACACGTTCCACGAATCACGGGCCAAGAGACCTCGAGGGCTTCACAGAAATTGACCTCAatgttgctgttgaagaagatgTTTCTTATGAGATTCCAACGGAGCATGAGGGGGTATCCTCACCTTCGACATTGCAAGATTCTCATCCCAAGAGCCCTTGGATCGATCTCAACTGCCTCTATGATGCTGCTGAAGAGTTCACTCAACCTTCCATCCCACCTAAACAAGAAAACTCACCGTTGGTAGGCTTGAACTTGGATACAGAGAGATCCAGCAACGCTCACTGGCTTGGCCAAGCTAGCCAGTTTCTCGGGAGCAAGAATCCTGGCTTCCCAGATCCGGTATCCCGGGATTTAAGTTTCAACAGGAGCGTTTACTTGGCTGATTTGAGCACTATACAGCAGATGGCCAACAGTGGCCATACCCTAATGGCCTCACCACAGTTTCTCCAGCGAATGGAGCTCGTTCCACGAGTAGCTTCACGTTTCTCACCATCCAGCGTCAACCAGCCTGGCACCACACCCTATACCAGATACTTTCACGAGCATGGCATCTTCCCAGAAGCAGTAAACCCCGGATCGGTTCACAGCTTTTATCATCCAGGCCAATTTATTCAAGAACAGAGCAGTAGTAGCAACATTGCAGCTTTTGTCCCCAAACTCGAGCTCAAAACTGAAGATCTCTTGTCAGCAAGTGGTAGCAAGGGAGACGGGCCTAGGTACTTCCCGTTTCTCTCTAGAGAATCCCCGATGGGAGAACATATGCTGCATCAAGAAGCTTGGTACGCGGCATCTTTGAAAAGGAAGGAGCCCGAGGGAGGACTGGACTGCAAACAGCTTATCTAA